Proteins from a single region of Desulfovermiculus halophilus DSM 18834:
- the serS gene encoding serine--tRNA ligase, translating to MLDLKFMQKHPDVIRKALQDRGSDLDFDHFLNLDAKRKEIVQEVEDLRHERNQASDEVARLKRAGEDAESHIARLSKVADRIKELDARRKDIEQEIAGLRLSIPNIPHPDVPVGATDEDNRQVKTWGHPPEFDFQPKAHWDLGPQLGGLDFERAAKITGSRFALSWGWAARLERALISFMLDIQTQENGYLEVLPPFIVNEHSMQGTGQLPKFEEDLFKLEDWPYYLIPTAEVPVTNIHRDEVLAEEQLPLGYTAFTPCFRSEAGSYGKDTKGLIRQHQFNKVELVRFAHPEDSYDQLELLLGHAETILQRLELPYRVVTLCTGDLGFSAAKTYDIEVWLPGQNAYREISSCSNFEDFQARRANIRFQASQGKKKEFVHTLNGSGLAVGRALVAIIENCQQAEGSIRIPRALTPYMGGQTLISKEQA from the coding sequence ATGCTTGATCTCAAATTCATGCAAAAGCATCCGGACGTGATCCGGAAGGCCCTGCAGGACCGGGGCTCGGACCTGGACTTCGATCATTTCTTGAATCTGGATGCCAAGCGGAAAGAGATTGTCCAGGAGGTTGAAGACCTGCGCCATGAGCGCAATCAGGCATCAGATGAAGTGGCCAGGCTGAAACGGGCCGGAGAGGATGCCGAGAGCCACATCGCCCGCCTCTCCAAGGTCGCGGACCGGATCAAGGAGCTGGACGCTCGACGCAAGGACATCGAGCAGGAGATAGCCGGGCTGCGCCTGTCCATCCCCAACATCCCCCATCCCGATGTTCCTGTAGGGGCAACAGACGAAGACAATCGCCAGGTCAAGACCTGGGGCCATCCTCCGGAATTCGATTTCCAGCCCAAGGCCCATTGGGATCTGGGGCCCCAACTCGGCGGATTGGACTTTGAGCGTGCAGCCAAGATCACCGGCAGCCGGTTCGCCCTTTCCTGGGGATGGGCCGCCCGGCTGGAACGGGCCTTGATCAGCTTCATGCTCGACATCCAGACCCAGGAGAACGGCTACCTGGAAGTCCTGCCCCCGTTCATCGTCAATGAACACAGCATGCAGGGCACCGGACAGCTCCCCAAGTTTGAAGAGGACCTGTTCAAGCTTGAAGACTGGCCCTATTACCTCATCCCCACGGCCGAGGTCCCGGTAACCAATATCCATCGGGACGAGGTGCTGGCTGAAGAGCAACTCCCGCTCGGCTACACCGCCTTTACTCCCTGTTTTCGCTCCGAGGCCGGTTCCTACGGCAAGGACACCAAAGGGCTCATTCGCCAGCATCAGTTCAACAAGGTGGAGCTGGTCCGTTTTGCCCATCCGGAGGACTCCTACGACCAGCTGGAACTCCTCCTGGGCCACGCAGAGACAATCCTCCAGCGCCTTGAGCTCCCCTACCGGGTGGTTACCCTGTGCACAGGAGATCTGGGATTCTCGGCAGCCAAGACCTACGACATCGAGGTCTGGCTGCCTGGGCAAAACGCTTACCGGGAGATCTCTTCCTGCTCAAATTTTGAGGATTTCCAGGCCAGGCGGGCCAATATCCGTTTCCAGGCCTCCCAGGGAAAGAAAAAGGAGTTCGTCCACACCCTGAACGGTTCCGGACTGGCTGTCGGCCGGGCACTGGTGGCCATCATCGAAAACTGTCAGCAGGCGGAGGGCAGCATCAGGATTCCCCGGGCCCTGACCCCTTACATGGGCGGACAGACGCTCATTTCCAAGGAGCAAGCCTGA
- a CDS encoding LexA family protein, which translates to MSCENSPPTSRTCTGFSAAGGDFRGNRLSLDSLIRTNPASTFFLRAAEESSLGGWIHPGDILVVDRSAHITNGCLVVAVADGEMILRRVLWRKGQRLLCSDHSCPQQVHGDVWIWGRVVYVLHPVAS; encoded by the coding sequence ATGAGTTGTGAAAATTCGCCTCCGACATCCCGGACCTGCACCGGTTTTTCAGCTGCCGGCGGGGATTTCCGGGGCAATCGCCTGAGCCTGGATTCCCTGATTCGGACCAACCCGGCGTCCACGTTCTTCCTGCGAGCTGCGGAAGAGTCCAGTTTGGGAGGTTGGATCCATCCCGGGGATATTCTGGTGGTGGATAGGTCCGCACATATCACAAACGGCTGTCTGGTGGTGGCTGTGGCCGACGGAGAGATGATCCTGCGCCGGGTTCTCTGGCGGAAGGGACAAAGATTGCTATGTTCCGATCACTCCTGCCCACAGCAGGTACATGGCGATGTCTGGATATGGGGAAGGGTAGTCTATGTCCTGCACCCGGTCGCGTCCTGA
- a CDS encoding Y-family DNA polymerase translates to MSCTRSRPEQFVFALVDCNNFYVSCERVFQPHLEGKPVVVLSNNDGCVVARSNEVKALSLPMGAPAFQCKAFFARHGVHIFSSNYALYADMSDRVMSVLAAMAPEIEIYSHDEAFLFFPGKWRMDLEGYARRIRQEVERQTGIPVSIGLARTKTLAKAANRLAKTGAAFQGVLDLGIRPDLDQLLQSVSVKDIWGIGPRYARCLQEVGIHTAYELKEADQVWIKKRLTITGLQTVLELRGKPCFKLETQPDPAKSLVRSRSFGRPVTKLAELREAISSHVHSAARRLRATAQTAGCLHVFLHTNRFKPAEPQYSPCISTCLSRPTNHTQPLLAAALRLLDQAYRQGYAFQKGGVLLTDLQPASTRQLTFWDIGEGRQETSGHLMQTLDRINARFGKNTVQYACAGLSKEWEMRREKMSPEFTTSWEDIPRVKT, encoded by the coding sequence ATGTCCTGCACCCGGTCGCGTCCTGAGCAGTTTGTCTTTGCCTTGGTGGATTGCAACAATTTCTACGTCTCCTGCGAGCGGGTCTTTCAGCCCCATCTGGAAGGCAAGCCGGTGGTGGTCTTATCCAACAACGATGGCTGTGTGGTGGCCCGGTCCAACGAGGTCAAAGCCCTGAGCCTGCCCATGGGTGCGCCGGCCTTTCAATGCAAGGCCTTTTTCGCCAGGCACGGTGTACACATCTTTTCCTCCAACTACGCCCTGTACGCGGACATGTCCGACCGGGTGATGAGTGTTCTGGCCGCAATGGCCCCGGAGATAGAGATCTATTCCCACGACGAGGCCTTTCTCTTTTTTCCCGGGAAATGGCGGATGGACCTGGAAGGCTATGCCCGCAGGATCAGGCAGGAGGTGGAGAGGCAGACCGGGATACCGGTGTCCATCGGCCTGGCCCGGACCAAGACCCTGGCCAAAGCGGCCAACAGGCTGGCCAAGACCGGGGCGGCGTTTCAGGGGGTTTTGGACCTGGGGATACGTCCGGACCTGGATCAGCTTCTACAGTCCGTGTCTGTGAAGGATATCTGGGGTATCGGCCCCAGGTATGCCCGGTGCCTGCAGGAAGTAGGGATCCATACCGCCTATGAGCTGAAGGAAGCGGATCAGGTCTGGATCAAAAAAAGACTGACCATCACCGGTCTGCAGACAGTTCTGGAGCTGCGGGGTAAGCCCTGTTTTAAGTTGGAGACTCAGCCCGATCCGGCCAAGAGTTTGGTCCGTTCCAGATCCTTCGGTCGGCCGGTGACAAAGCTGGCCGAGCTGCGCGAGGCCATAAGCAGTCATGTCCATAGTGCGGCCAGGCGCTTGCGGGCTACTGCTCAGACTGCGGGCTGTCTGCACGTGTTTTTGCATACCAATCGGTTCAAGCCGGCTGAGCCCCAGTATTCGCCCTGCATATCCACCTGCCTGTCACGGCCCACCAACCACACTCAGCCTTTGCTTGCAGCTGCCCTGCGCCTTTTGGATCAGGCATACAGGCAAGGTTATGCCTTTCAAAAAGGCGGGGTGCTGCTCACCGATCTGCAGCCGGCTAGTACCAGGCAGCTCACCTTTTGGGATATCGGGGAAGGGCGTCAGGAGACGTCCGGGCACTTGATGCAGACCTTAGACCGGATCAATGCCAGGTTTGGCAAGAATACCGTCCAGTATGCCTGTGCCGGGCTTTCAAAAGAATGGGAGATGCGCCGGGAGAAGATGTCGCCTGAGTTTACCACTAGCTGGGAGGATATTCCCAGGGTGAAGACGTAA
- a CDS encoding tRNA dihydrouridine synthase produces MRNPSGLQERLTQPLQIGSRSLSCRAILAPMAGITHVAFRQVLDGFGGYGLAYTEMCSVKAIAHGQKGQSGYFLWSEDELDHLVCQVMGSEPADLAAAAGVIEECGFFGVDINMGCAVSRICRHGGGAALLKDPEKAAQAVRAVRKTVSCPVLVKYRTGWSDDPSFAADMAKRFQDAGADALIFHPRVAPDKRSRPPKWERIAEVVRAVSIPVFGNGNIMTPEDAAVMLEHTGCSGVALGRIAAARPWIFAQMSRGLQPLPEAVLQTVQDMVRAVWSWYPDHIAIGLYKRFATFFCANFAFGHTLRPKLCSGQTLEDMQANITSLLSPCPQLLDRPNSLLLTW; encoded by the coding sequence ATGCGCAACCCCAGCGGACTCCAAGAACGGCTCACCCAGCCCCTTCAGATAGGCTCACGAAGCCTATCCTGCCGGGCGATTCTGGCCCCCATGGCTGGCATCACCCATGTCGCTTTCAGGCAGGTCTTGGACGGATTCGGCGGCTACGGCCTGGCCTACACCGAGATGTGCTCAGTCAAGGCCATCGCCCATGGCCAAAAGGGGCAAAGCGGATATTTTCTGTGGTCCGAGGATGAGCTTGATCACCTGGTCTGCCAGGTCATGGGCAGCGAGCCGGCGGATCTGGCCGCAGCAGCCGGGGTGATCGAGGAATGCGGCTTCTTCGGGGTGGACATCAATATGGGCTGTGCCGTGTCCAGGATCTGCCGCCATGGTGGCGGGGCCGCCCTGCTCAAGGACCCGGAAAAAGCGGCCCAAGCCGTCCGCGCAGTGCGCAAGACCGTTTCCTGCCCGGTTCTGGTCAAGTACCGGACCGGCTGGTCTGACGACCCTTCCTTTGCCGCAGACATGGCCAAGCGCTTTCAGGACGCCGGAGCCGATGCGTTGATCTTTCATCCCCGAGTGGCCCCGGACAAGCGTTCCCGCCCTCCAAAATGGGAGCGCATCGCTGAGGTGGTCCGGGCCGTGTCCATCCCGGTTTTTGGAAACGGGAACATAATGACTCCGGAAGACGCAGCCGTCATGCTTGAGCACACCGGCTGCTCCGGCGTGGCCCTGGGCCGGATCGCCGCTGCCAGGCCCTGGATCTTTGCCCAAATGTCCCGCGGTCTTCAGCCTTTGCCGGAAGCCGTGCTCCAGACGGTCCAGGACATGGTCCGGGCCGTCTGGAGCTGGTATCCGGACCATATCGCCATTGGCCTGTACAAGAGATTTGCGACCTTTTTCTGCGCCAACTTCGCCTTTGGCCATACCCTGCGACCCAAGCTGTGCTCCGGCCAGACCCTGGAAGACATGCAGGCCAATATCACCAGTCTCCTTTCTCCCTGCCCCCAGCTCCTGGACAGGCCCAACTCCCTTCTGTTGACCTGGTGA
- a CDS encoding LexA family transcriptional regulator, producing the protein MASSQFQAFMRRLAQAAGIDSQSELASVLELNRSAVSRAKSRDRVPEQWIAKLCALFSLDPDWLRDGQSSLDRFVEVPIVTARLGAGGGSHVVDADVQGHIAFRSSWLHQKGRPRDMVLMQVVGDSMEPGIREGDYVLIDQSKQEIYPGGVYALGLEDAIMIKQVDKRPDELIIISANSKYSPITLRGDELETVRIIGRVLGIWRDFGWEIMSPMRKQ; encoded by the coding sequence ATGGCATCATCGCAGTTTCAGGCCTTTATGCGCAGACTGGCCCAGGCCGCAGGAATTGACTCCCAGTCCGAACTCGCTTCAGTCCTGGAACTCAACCGGTCGGCCGTGTCCCGGGCCAAAAGCAGAGACAGGGTGCCGGAGCAATGGATCGCCAAGCTCTGTGCATTGTTCAGTCTGGATCCGGACTGGCTCAGGGACGGTCAAAGCAGCTTGGACAGGTTTGTGGAGGTCCCTATAGTCACCGCCAGGCTGGGGGCCGGAGGCGGCTCGCATGTGGTGGACGCCGATGTGCAGGGGCACATAGCCTTTCGCAGTTCCTGGCTGCACCAAAAGGGTCGACCCAGGGATATGGTTCTGATGCAGGTCGTCGGGGATAGCATGGAGCCCGGCATCCGTGAAGGGGACTATGTGCTCATCGATCAGTCCAAGCAGGAGATCTATCCCGGCGGGGTCTACGCTTTGGGTCTGGAAGACGCCATCATGATCAAGCAAGTGGACAAGCGTCCTGACGAGCTGATCATTATAAGCGCCAACTCCAAATACTCACCCATCACTTTGCGTGGAGACGAGCTGGAGACCGTGCGCATAATCGGACGGGTACTTGGAATCTGGCGGGATTTTGGCTGGGAAATCATGTCCCCGATGAGAAAACAATGA